The sequence GGCCGACGCCCTCGCCGCGCTGCCCGACGAACCGGTCCACACCAGCGACGCCGGCTTCGACGTCAGCGACGAGGAGTACGCGCGAAACGTGCAGCAGGTGCTGTCCGAGGAGATCGGCCGCGGCGAGGGCGCGAACTTCGTCATCCACCGCGCCCTGCACGCCACAGTCCAGGGCCCGCCGCTGCGGGCCGCGCTGGCCGCGCTGCGCCGGCTGCTGATCGCCGAACGCGGCGCGTACTGGACGTTCGTGGTGCACACCGGCACCCGGACGCTGGTCGGCGCCAGCCCGGAGCGGCACGTCAGCGTCGACGACGGACTGGTGATGATGAACCCGATCAGCGGCACCTTCCGCTGCCCCGGTGGCGTCGCCGACCGGGCTGCCCTGCTGCGCTTCCTCACCGATGAGAAGGAGACCGAAGAGCTGTACATGGTGCTCGACGAGGAGCTGAAGATGATGGCCACCGTCGCCGAGCACGGTGGGCAGGTGATCGGGCCGTACCTGAAGGAGATGTCACACCTGGCGCACACCGAGTACCTGCTCGCCGGGCGGGGCACCCGCGACGTACGGGAGGTGCTGCGCGAGACGATGTTCGCACCCACCGTGACGGGCAGCCCGATCGAGAACGCCTGCCGGGTGATCGCCCGGCACGAGCGCCGGGGCCGGGGCTACTACGGGGGCGTGCTGGCGCTGCTCGGCCACGACGAGGCCGGCCGGCAGACGCTCGATGCCCCGATCCTGATCCGGACCGCCGAGATCTCCCCCACCGGGCGACTGCGGGTTCCGGTCGGCGCGACCCTGGTCCGGCACTCGACGGCGGCCGGCGAGGTGGCCGAGACGCACGCCAAGGCCGCCGGGGTGCTGGCCGCGCTCGGCCTCGGACCGGCGGCGGCCGTCGGCGACCGCGGGCCGGTCGCGCGACTGGCCGACGACCCGGCGGTACGCGACGCGCTGGCCGCGCGCAACGCACCGCTGGCGCGGTTCTGGCTGGACCAGCGGTCACCGGACGCGCCCGGACTGCCCGGACTGGTCGGCCGCCGGGTGTTGATCGTGGACGCCGAGGACACCTTCACCGGAATGCTGGCCCACCAACTGGGCGCGTTGGGTCTCGCGGTGACCACCCGACCGTGGCACGCGAGCGGCCCGGTCGACGACTACGACCTGGTGGTCGCCGGTCCCGGGCCGGGCGACCCGGGCAGCGCGGACGAGCCGAAGATGCTGGCCCTGCGGAAGCTGCTGTCCGGGCTGCTCACCACCGGCCGTCCCACCCTCGCGGTCTGCCTCGGCCATCAGGTGCTCGCCGGGCTGCTGGGGCTGACGCTGCACCGCCGGGACGCTCCCTACCAGGGGTTGCAGCGGGAGGTGCCGCTGTTCGGCCGGACCCGCCGGGTCGGCTTCTACTCGACGTTCACCGCCCGCGCCGAGACCGACCGGCTGACCACCACGTACGGGCCGGTGGAGCTTGCCCGGGACCCGGGCGACGGCGCCGTGCACGCCCTGCGAGGACGCGGCTTCGCCGGGGTGCAGTTCCACGCGGAGTCGGTGCTCAGCCCGGACGGGCTCGCCGTGCTCAGTGAGCTGTTGACCGAGTTGCTGCCCGCGTCGCGCCCGGACGAGCTGTCCGCGACGCGCCCAGGCGCATAGTCGCCTCGGCCCTGGGGTAGGGCTGGATGGACCGGTGGCGCGGCCGGGTCGAGAGCCCTCGCCCGCGCCACCGGTCGCCCCGCCCGTCAACCGGTCAGCCGGCCAGGCCCGCCTTCAGCGCGGCACCCATCTGCACCGCGCGCCGGGCGGTGAGCGCGCAGGCCCCGAGCGCCACGGCGTCTGGGGCGATCTCCCCGTTGTTGCTGGTGTGCGAGGGGCCGTACGGGTTGCCGGCGATGAACTGGCTGGTGTCGGTGTAACCGGGGGTGACCACCACGCCGCCCCAGTGGTAGAAGACGTTGAACAGCGAGGTCAGCGTGGTCTCGTGACCCCCGTGCACGGTCGCCGTCGAGGTGAAGGCGGAGTAGACCTTGTTGGCCAGCGCACCCTGGGCCCAGAGCGGGCCGGTGGTGTCGATGAACTGCTTCAGCTGTGCTGCGACCATGCCGTACCGGGTCGGCGCGCCGAGGATCACCACGTCGGCCCAGGCCAGGTCGTCGACCATCGCCTCGGGCACGTCCTGGGTCTCCAGGCGGTGCGCCTGCCAGCCGGAGTTGGAGCGGATCGCCTCGTCCGGCGCCAACTCGCGCACCTTGCGCAGGCGCACCTCGGCACCGGCGTCCCCGGCGGCCTCACACACGGCCTGGGCCATCTGGTACGTGATGCCGGTGGCGCTGTAGTAGATCACCGCTACCTTGGTCTGGGCAGCCATCTGAGTGTCCCCTTTTCGTCTCGGATCAGCTCCCGCGACTACCCGCTGCGGACGCGCTCTAACGACAGCCCAGGCGCTCCCGGATACCGGTCCGCCGGCTCAAGTTTTCCGCAACTTCCCGGTCGTTCCGACCCGACGCCGCGCGCGGACCGCGATCCTGATGCCATCGGTGCCGGCGGGATCGAGCCGCCGCCCCGCACCGGGCACCTGAACGGGGGATCGCGCTCCGCCGGCAACGGCGCTGGCGTAGCGCGATCAGGGGACGATAACCGCTTCCGCGCCCCGCCTCGGCTCAGCGGACCAGGGCCGCCATCAGCCGGTCCAGTTCGGCCGCCGGGTCGACGGTGAGACCGGTGTGCACCGGCCCCGTCTGGATCATCGTGCTACGCGGCGCGGCCAGCCAGTGGAACCGCTCACCGAGCCGCATCCGGGTCGCCGGCCCGTCACCGGAGCAGGTCCGGTCCCAGGAGTCGAGCACCGCGGCCACCGCGGGCAGGTCGACGTCGGGCGCCAGCGCGCGAACCCGGTCGGCGTCCAGGTGCGTCCGCGCGGCCAGGAAGTCGCGCTGCTGGCAGTAGAGCAACACCCCGACGTTGATCTGCTCCCCGCGCTCGATGCGGGGCACGAGCCGGATCAGCGCGTACTCGAAGGGTTGCCTCATGCCCCGCTCCCCGATGGCAGCCAGTCGGCCGTGCGGGCGACCCGGCGGGACAGGTGATCCAGGTACGCGCCGCGCGCCGCGTCGGCCGTCTCGAAGTCGGCGGCGGTCAACCACTCCCCCGGCACCAGGGCCAACACCTCGGTGAGCAGCTCCGGGGTGACCTGGGGGGCCAGCGCGGCGTCGGCCTCGGCCAGCCGCGACGCGTACGGCGCCAGCACGTGGTCCTCCGCGCGGTAGGCGCGGTGCACGGCGGCCTCGGCGCGCGGCCAGTTGTGGTGGAAGTACAGCGAGGCGCCGTGGTCGATCAGCCACAGCTCCCGGTGCCAGACGAGCAGGTTCGGATTGCGCCAACTCCGGTCGACGTTCTCCACGAACGCGTCGAACCAGAGCACCCGGGAGGCCAGCGCCGAATCGACGGGGTGCGCCACCGGGTCGAAGCCCAACGCCCCGGGCAGGAAGTCCATCCCGAGGTTGGCGCCGCCGCTGCTGCGCAGCAGCTCCTGCACCTCCTGGTCGGGCTCGGCCCGCCCGATCACCGGGTCGACGTCGAGGACGACCAACGGCGGCACCCGCAACCCCAGCCGGCGGGCCAGCTCACCGCAGATCACCTCGGCGATCAGCGCCTTGGGCCCCTGCCCGGCGCCGCGGAACTTCGCCACGTAGGTGCCCAGGTCGTCGGCCTCCACCACGCCAGGCAGCGACCCACCCTCGCGCAGTGGGGTGACGTAGCGGATCGCGGTGACCTGGCGGAGCACGCCGCCCACCCTACTGTGGCCGGCCGGGACGGGTGGCGGGCCGGCCCGGACCGGCACGCGCGGGTCAGTCGAGCTTGTCGCGCAGATTGTCGACCTGGGTCTGCAGGCGGTCCACCGCGTTCTCGTTGTTGACGAACGTGGTGATCCCCGCGGCCAGACCGAGCCCGATCAGCACGGCCAGGATGCTGAGCACCAGGCCGCCGATGGACACGCCACGACCGGTCACCCCGGGTCGGCGGGCCATCTTGAGCCCGACGATGCCGAGGATGATCCCGATGATGCCGAGCACCAACCCCAGCCAGGCGAGGATCGCTGTCAACACACTGAACAGCGCGGCCACTCCGAACACCAGGGCGAAGGTCGCCGCGGCGCTCGTCTTCGCGCGGGCGCCCCCCCGATGGCCGCGGGACCCAGCCGTTACGCCGGCGCCCCGCGCCGGCTCGCTTGCGGCAGTCATGAGATTCCCTTCCGTACGCGCGGCGCGCGCACTTCCGGCGAGCCGCATTCCCCCCGCGACCGCCGTTACGCCTCCCACCAGCAGGAGTGTCGGTGGTCGGCCCTAGGCTGGCCGCCCGGCCACCAAACCGGCCTCGCTGGCCGCCCGGCCCCGAAAAGGAGCGCCCGATGCCTGTCGACCTCAGCGCAGCCGACGCGCTGGCGCTGCGGATGGCCAGCCTGCTGCTGCGCCCACACCCGAGCACCCGACCCGGCTCCGTGGCCGAGGTGGTCGAGTGGTTCGGCGCGATGCAGGCACAGGACCTGGCCAGCGGTTTGTGGTCGCTGGGCGCCCGGCTGCCCGGCTTCGGTGTCGCCGACGTGCAGGCGGCGTTGGAGCGGCGGGAGGCGCTGCGCACCTGGCCGATGCGGGGCACCGTGCACCTCGTCCCGCCCGCCGACGCCCGCTGGATGCTGGAGCTGACCGGCGTACGATCGCTGGCCGGCGTGGCGACCCGGCGGGCGCAGCTCGGGCTCACCGAGGCCGACGCGGACCGGGCGGTGGACGTCCTCGGCGCCGCGCTGGCCGGCGGCGGTCGGCTCACCCGCGCGCAGTGCCTGGCGACCCTGCGGGCGGCCGGCCTGGGCACCGACGGGCAGCGTGGTTACCACCTGTTGTGGTATGCGAGCGTTCGCGGCGTGACCTGCGTGGCGCCGAACATCGGCACCGAGCAGACCTTCGCCCTGCTCGACGAGTGGGCGCCCACACCGCACCGGCTGGAGCGGGACGAGGCGCTGGCCCTGCTCGCCCACCGCTACGTGCGCGGGCACGGCCCGGTCACCGACCGCGAGTTCGCCGGCTGGAGCGGCCTCACCGTCACCGACGCCCGGCGCGGCCTGGCCGCCGCCGACGACGCGCTGAGCACGGTACGGGTCGACGGCACACCGATGTACGTCGACGCGGCGCTGGCTGACGCGCCGCGCACCGCGCCGGACGACATGCTGGCGCTGCCCGGCTTCGACGAGTACCTGCTCGGCTTCCGGGACCGCACGTTGATGCTCGACCCCGCCCACCAGGCGGCAGTGGTGCCGGGCAACAACGGCATCTTCCAGGCCACAGTGGTCCGCGCCGGCCGGGTGGTGGGCGTGTGGAAGCGTCGGATCGGCCGCACCGCGGTGACCGTGACGATCCAGCCGCTCACGACGCTCGACGTCACGGCGCGGGCCCGGGTGGAGCGGGCGCTCGGGCGCTACGCCGACTTCCTCGGGCTGCCGGCCCGCTTCGACTGGCTGACCTGACCCGGCCGCGTCACTCGTCGGCGGCCGGCGTCGGGGCGGCCGGTCGTGGGCGGGCGGCGCTGAGCAGGTCGACGATGCGGGCCACCCGGGGGTCCACGCGGATCTGCGCCACGCTCGCCGGCAGCGGCAGCCGCCAGTTCGGATACTCGTCCACAGTGCCCGGCATGTTGGGTTGGCGCACCTCGCCCAGCACGTCGTAGAGGGAGACGCCGAGCAGTCGGGTCGGGCTGGCCGCGAGCGCGGCGTGCATGGCCACCACCACCTCGCCGTCGTCGGGCTCCGCCGTCGCCGTCGCCGTCGCCGTCGCCTCAGGCAACGCCGGATCGGCATCCGTCCTTTGCTCTGCACCCGCGGAGGCGACAGTCACGGTCGGTAGCTGCGGTGTCGGCTCGGGCAGCAGGTTCTCAGCCCGCAGCATCGTGAGCAGCCGGTCCCGGTCGGCGGCGGCGCGGGCCCGCTCCACCGCCACGTCGGTGCCGAGCAGCTTCAACTCGTCGCGTACCCGCACGTGCTCACCGGTCAGGAAGCCCGGCGCGGTGGGCAGGTCGTGGGTGGAGATCGTGGCGAGGGCGTTGCGCGGCCACCGGGCCGGCGGGACGAAGTCACCGACCTCGTCGCGTGCGAACCACAGCACTGTCGAGCCGAGCATGTTGCGCCCTCGCAACCCCCGGGTCACCGCTGGTTGGACAGTGCCGAGATCCTCACCGACCACCACCGCGCCGGCCCGGTGCGCCTCCAACGCGAGGATGCCGAGCATCGCCTCGGCGTCGTAGCGCACGTAGGTGCCCTCGGCTGCGCCGCCGCCCGGCGGCACCCACCACAGCCGCCACAGGCCGGCGACGTGGTCGACCCGCAGGCCACCCGCGTGCCGCAGGGTGCGGCGCAGCATGTCCCGGTAGGCGGCGTAGCCGGTGGCGGCGAGCCGGTCCGGACGCCACGCGGCGAGCCCCCAGTCCTGGCCGAGCTGGTTGAAGTCGTCCGGCGGCGCGCCGACCCGCACACCCTGGGCCAGCACGTCGGCGAGCTGCCACCCGTCGGCGCCGCCCGGGTCGATGCCGACGGCCAGGTCGTGCACGACGCCGACCGGCATCCCCGCCGAGCGGGCCGCCGCCGTGACGGCGTCGAGCTGCTCGTCGCAGAGGTGTTGCAACCAGGCGTGGAAGGCGACCCGGTCGGTGAGCTGCCGACGCTGCTCGGCGACCGCCGGGGCGTCGGGGTGGTGCAGCTCCGCCGGCCAGGCACGCCAGTCGTTGCCGTGCCGCTCGGCGAGTGCGCACCAGGTGGCGAAGCTGGCCAGCGCCGGGTCCGCGGCAAGATCCACCGGCTGGGCGTACGGGTGCAGCAACTCCAGGGCGCGTCGCTTGGCGGCCCACACCTCGTCGTAGTCGATCAGGGGCCCCCGGTCGGGACGCAACGCGTCGACCACCGCACGGGTCGCCGGGTCCGCCGCCCGGTACGCGGCGGTGTCGCTGACCCGCAGGTAGAGCGGATTGACGAAGCGTCGACTGGCCGGCGAATACGGTGAGGTGGCCACCGGGTGCGCCGGCCCGACCGCGTGCAGCGGGTTCAGCAGCACCAGCCCGGCCCCGGTGTCACCGGCC comes from Micromonospora vinacea and encodes:
- the malQ gene encoding 4-alpha-glucanotransferase — translated: MNRRLAALANAHGVSTWYEDWRHRRVAVAPETVVGVLGLLGVDATSPAAIADALAAARAVDRNALPETVVLTHGRSRALPGPGVVTLEDGRRRAVDGELPADLPLGWHRLACADREVTLVVVPRRLPVPPSSWGWMLQLYALTSERSWGMGDLGDLAEFTGWAGDTGAGLVLLNPLHAVGPAHPVATSPYSPASRRFVNPLYLRVSDTAAYRAADPATRAVVDALRPDRGPLIDYDEVWAAKRRALELLHPYAQPVDLAADPALASFATWCALAERHGNDWRAWPAELHHPDAPAVAEQRRQLTDRVAFHAWLQHLCDEQLDAVTAAARSAGMPVGVVHDLAVGIDPGGADGWQLADVLAQGVRVGAPPDDFNQLGQDWGLAAWRPDRLAATGYAAYRDMLRRTLRHAGGLRVDHVAGLWRLWWVPPGGGAAEGTYVRYDAEAMLGILALEAHRAGAVVVGEDLGTVQPAVTRGLRGRNMLGSTVLWFARDEVGDFVPPARWPRNALATISTHDLPTAPGFLTGEHVRVRDELKLLGTDVAVERARAAADRDRLLTMLRAENLLPEPTPQLPTVTVASAGAEQRTDADPALPEATATATATAEPDDGEVVVAMHAALAASPTRLLGVSLYDVLGEVRQPNMPGTVDEYPNWRLPLPASVAQIRVDPRVARIVDLLSAARPRPAAPTPAADE
- a CDS encoding HipA family kinase, encoding MLRQVTAIRYVTPLREGGSLPGVVEADDLGTYVAKFRGAGQGPKALIAEVICGELARRLGLRVPPLVVLDVDPVIGRAEPDQEVQELLRSSGGANLGMDFLPGALGFDPVAHPVDSALASRVLWFDAFVENVDRSWRNPNLLVWHRELWLIDHGASLYFHHNWPRAEAAVHRAYRAEDHVLAPYASRLAEADAALAPQVTPELLTEVLALVPGEWLTAADFETADAARGAYLDHLSRRVARTADWLPSGSGA
- a CDS encoding DUF3037 domain-containing protein; translation: MRQPFEYALIRLVPRIERGEQINVGVLLYCQQRDFLAARTHLDADRVRALAPDVDLPAVAAVLDSWDRTCSGDGPATRMRLGERFHWLAAPRSTMIQTGPVHTGLTVDPAAELDRLMAALVR
- a CDS encoding anthranilate synthase family protein, translating into MTHLTDLLAAVARGVDPGPFALLRREGTDELDLFTGPVDTVEALGDLPLPPGPPGARTLAVVPYRQITERGFACVDDGAPLEFLHIREHQRIALADALAALPDEPVHTSDAGFDVSDEEYARNVQQVLSEEIGRGEGANFVIHRALHATVQGPPLRAALAALRRLLIAERGAYWTFVVHTGTRTLVGASPERHVSVDDGLVMMNPISGTFRCPGGVADRAALLRFLTDEKETEELYMVLDEELKMMATVAEHGGQVIGPYLKEMSHLAHTEYLLAGRGTRDVREVLRETMFAPTVTGSPIENACRVIARHERRGRGYYGGVLALLGHDEAGRQTLDAPILIRTAEISPTGRLRVPVGATLVRHSTAAGEVAETHAKAAGVLAALGLGPAAAVGDRGPVARLADDPAVRDALAARNAPLARFWLDQRSPDAPGLPGLVGRRVLIVDAEDTFTGMLAHQLGALGLAVTTRPWHASGPVDDYDLVVAGPGPGDPGSADEPKMLALRKLLSGLLTTGRPTLAVCLGHQVLAGLLGLTLHRRDAPYQGLQREVPLFGRTRRVGFYSTFTARAETDRLTTTYGPVELARDPGDGAVHALRGRGFAGVQFHAESVLSPDGLAVLSELLTELLPASRPDELSATRPGA
- a CDS encoding winged helix DNA-binding domain-containing protein is translated as MPVDLSAADALALRMASLLLRPHPSTRPGSVAEVVEWFGAMQAQDLASGLWSLGARLPGFGVADVQAALERREALRTWPMRGTVHLVPPADARWMLELTGVRSLAGVATRRAQLGLTEADADRAVDVLGAALAGGGRLTRAQCLATLRAAGLGTDGQRGYHLLWYASVRGVTCVAPNIGTEQTFALLDEWAPTPHRLERDEALALLAHRYVRGHGPVTDREFAGWSGLTVTDARRGLAAADDALSTVRVDGTPMYVDAALADAPRTAPDDMLALPGFDEYLLGFRDRTLMLDPAHQAAVVPGNNGIFQATVVRAGRVVGVWKRRIGRTAVTVTIQPLTTLDVTARARVERALGRYADFLGLPARFDWLT
- the wrbA gene encoding NAD(P)H:quinone oxidoreductase gives rise to the protein MAAQTKVAVIYYSATGITYQMAQAVCEAAGDAGAEVRLRKVRELAPDEAIRSNSGWQAHRLETQDVPEAMVDDLAWADVVILGAPTRYGMVAAQLKQFIDTTGPLWAQGALANKVYSAFTSTATVHGGHETTLTSLFNVFYHWGGVVVTPGYTDTSQFIAGNPYGPSHTSNNGEIAPDAVALGACALTARRAVQMGAALKAGLAG